A region of Periplaneta americana isolate PAMFEO1 chromosome 16, P.americana_PAMFEO1_priV1, whole genome shotgun sequence DNA encodes the following proteins:
- the LOC138716160 gene encoding cuticle protein 19-like has translation MAFAQIVAVVCVAVAVAEAGVIAGYGGYGVAGLGHAGLGHAGLGYGVAPVAAVAPVAAVAAPHALAVAAPHAAVDYYAYPKYSYNYGVADALTGDVKSQAEHRDGDLVKGQYSLVEPDGTLRVVDYTADAINGFNAVVSKHGHAVHPAPAVAVHPGVAHLGYHHGK, from the exons ATGGCATTCGCTCAG ATCGTTGCTGTCGTGTGTGTAGCCGTGGCCGTTGCCGAAGCCGGTGTCATCGCCGGTTACGGCGGGTACGGCGTCGCCGGCCTGGGACACGCCGGTCTGGGCCATGCTGGACTGGGCTACGGAGTCGCCCCGGTGGCCGCCGTGGCGCCCGTGGCAGCCGTAGCCGCTCCTCATGCCTTGGCTGTTGCTGCTCCCCATGCTGCTGTGGATTACTAT GCCTACCCCAAGTACTCTTACAACTATGGAGTCGCTGACGCCCTGACCGGTGACGTCAAGAGCCAGGCCGAACACCGTGACGGAGACCTCGTCAAGGGTCAGTACAGCCTCGTCGAGCCCGACGGCACCCTCCGCGTCGTCGACTACACCGCCGACGCCATCAACGGATTCAACGCCGTAGTGTCCAAGCACGGCCATGCTGTCCACCCCGCCCCCGCCGTGGCCGTCCACCCCGGAGTCGCCCACCTCGGCTACCACCACGGAAAGTAA